From a single Entelurus aequoreus isolate RoL-2023_Sb linkage group LG12, RoL_Eaeq_v1.1, whole genome shotgun sequence genomic region:
- the si:dkeyp-74b6.2 gene encoding cerebellin-1 has translation MMSWFCLAFFVKLLLVTYWAPLVVRCQNDTEPIVLEGKCLVVCDSTPSAEPSGNALGMSVRSGTGRVAFSAIRNTNHEPSEMSNRTMTIYFDQILVNIGSHFDPARSIFVAPKKGVYSFSFHVVKVYNRQTIQVSLVLNGWPVISAFAGDQDVTREAATNAGLVMMERGDKTYLKLERGNLMGGWKYSTFSGFLVFPL, from the exons ATGATGTCTTGGTTCTGTCTCGCCTTCTTCGTCAAACTGCTTCTCGTCACTTACTGGGCGCCCCTGGTGGTTCGTTGCCAGAATGACACAGAGCCAATCGTGTTGGAAGGGAAATGTCTGGTGGTGTGCGATTCCACCCCCTCTGCCGAGCCATCGGGAAATGCCCTAGGAATGTCTGTGAGGTCGGGAACTGGCCGGGTGGCATTCTCGGCCATTCGCAACACCAACCACGAACCCTCCGAAATGAGCAACCGCACCATGACCATCTACTTTGACCAG ATATTAGTAAATATCGGCAGCCATTTTGATCCTGCCAGGAGCATATTTGTGGCTCCCAAAAAGGGGGTCTACAGTTTCAGCTTCCATGTGGTCAAAGTTTACAACAGGCAGACTATCCAA GTGAGTTTGGTTCTCAACGGCTGGCCTGTGATCTCGGCTTTCGCCGGCGACCAGGACGTGACCAGGGAAGCTGCCACCAATGCCGGCCTGGTGATGATGGAGAGGGGTGACAAGACGTACCTCAAACTGGAGAGGGGGAACCTGATGGGAGGGTGGAAGTATTCTACGTTCTCTGGCTTTCTGGTGTTCCCCTTGTAA